From the genome of Ferroacidibacillus organovorans, one region includes:
- a CDS encoding LysR family transcriptional regulator, producing the protein MDDLLRTFIMIAEKNSFTKAAAELHLTQSAVSREIQVLEKKYGVLLFERSNRYVRLTKAGEILYTQAKTIVVQYELIKRLMDDLTHTAKGELSIGSGYTFGEYLLPKMIQDFITHYSDIIPKITIKNSRRIVDQVLRHELDIGIIEGSFDTSGLITRSFAKDEMVGIVSPAHPIMDKQEIELFDLRGETWILRERGSGTRDVTDRLFETQGFMPRSTMEFGSSQVIKEAVEAGLGVSLISKWAIRKELQYGILKSFTLKNSPVIRELYYVLPNSRFRTRATDLFIHFITENISSNRTIHE; encoded by the coding sequence ATGGACGATTTGCTGCGCACATTTATTATGATCGCTGAAAAAAATAGCTTTACAAAAGCAGCTGCAGAGTTGCATTTGACCCAATCCGCCGTCAGCCGTGAGATTCAAGTTCTTGAAAAAAAGTATGGTGTCTTACTGTTTGAACGATCGAACAGATATGTTCGACTTACAAAAGCTGGCGAAATTTTATATACGCAAGCGAAAACGATCGTTGTTCAATATGAATTGATCAAAAGATTGATGGACGATTTGACACATACAGCAAAGGGTGAACTGTCAATTGGGTCAGGATATACGTTTGGAGAATATCTTTTACCGAAAATGATTCAGGATTTCATTACGCATTACTCTGACATCATCCCTAAGATTACGATTAAAAACTCGCGCCGGATTGTCGATCAAGTGCTTCGCCACGAATTGGACATTGGGATCATTGAAGGATCGTTTGATACATCGGGGTTGATCACGCGATCCTTTGCGAAAGATGAGATGGTCGGTATTGTTTCGCCTGCACACCCTATTATGGATAAGCAAGAAATCGAGTTGTTTGACTTGCGAGGTGAGACATGGATCCTGCGTGAGCGAGGATCAGGAACGCGCGATGTCACGGATCGATTGTTTGAGACACAGGGATTTATGCCTCGCTCAACGATGGAGTTTGGAAGTTCGCAAGTGATCAAAGAAGCAGTGGAAGCAGGTCTTGGCGTTTCCTTGATTTCCAAATGGGCGATTCGTAAAGAACTTCAATATGGCATTTTAAAATCATTCACTTTAAAAAATTCCCCCGTGATCAGAGAATTGTATTATGTACTGCCGAACTCCAGGTTTCGAACGAGAGCGACAGACCTTTTTATCCATTTCATCACTGAAAACATATCATCGAATCGAACAATCCATGAATGA
- a CDS encoding YhfC family intramembrane metalloprotease: MTENRGTAPFSNVDDRRIIRGFYRTIPLYILVPIGFALTFEAMHQSMQWIPFAAGALGWFVALMLRGPIALAIKKAPKNRAVMMMGSVSGPFEELVRLFVLLFLGVGFSSALSIGQGWAAIEVLFTIINGMVIVTVIGRNDEKSIQVKELLESTGNLNQSPLLGIWERIFASAFHIGSTLLLARHLWMVVLLAPIHSILNLAAVNIAKKYAIMAEVFIAIIGTIVLFAGITLFGF, from the coding sequence ATGACAGAGAACCGGGGTACGGCACCGTTTTCGAATGTTGATGATCGACGAATCATTCGCGGCTTTTATCGGACAATCCCACTCTATATTCTGGTGCCCATCGGATTTGCGCTAACGTTTGAAGCGATGCATCAATCCATGCAGTGGATACCGTTTGCTGCCGGCGCTTTGGGGTGGTTTGTAGCGCTCATGTTGCGAGGACCGATAGCACTTGCAATCAAGAAAGCCCCAAAGAACCGCGCTGTCATGATGATGGGATCTGTATCAGGGCCGTTTGAGGAACTTGTCCGGCTTTTTGTACTGCTTTTCCTGGGAGTTGGTTTCTCGTCCGCGCTTTCGATTGGGCAGGGATGGGCGGCCATTGAGGTGCTTTTCACGATTATAAATGGCATGGTAATCGTGACAGTGATTGGACGGAACGATGAAAAATCGATTCAGGTCAAGGAACTGCTCGAGAGCACGGGGAATTTGAATCAGAGTCCGCTTTTGGGGATTTGGGAACGCATTTTTGCCAGCGCGTTTCACATCGGCAGCACTCTTTTGCTTGCCCGTCATTTATGGATGGTGGTCTTGCTTGCTCCGATACACTCTATTCTCAATTTGGCAGCAGTAAACATCGCAAAAAAATATGCGATCATGGCAGAAGTTTTTATTGCAATCATAGGAACGATCGTATTATTCGCGGGTATCACTCTGTTCGGTTTCTGA
- a CDS encoding prenyltransferase/squalene oxidase repeat-containing protein, with amino-acid sequence MADVTSAMEFVRARGNAVEQARLQVFLGKRPALDAVLKEIADRQHQDGSFAPFWDADAHSLDATCYHLAVLEQLGVTEGQIVERARTFLWSRRQEDGSFQEDETYSAIAPPWAKPGVLEATLYLTSNAGFWLATAARDDERLTASAHFLVDHLGQDGRFPTYFHAHWLAAGFLFGVGEIECANALLAGLEQRLAILEASQLAWMVNALCLHGVSRDHTLVDAAVRRLMNLQQADGRFASEDGTWQDVHTTLEALRALQGIGAWDA; translated from the coding sequence ATGGCTGATGTCACGTCTGCAATGGAGTTTGTGCGAGCGCGCGGAAACGCTGTTGAGCAGGCGCGTCTGCAAGTTTTTTTGGGAAAACGCCCTGCACTTGACGCGGTGTTAAAAGAAATCGCTGATCGGCAGCACCAGGATGGAAGTTTTGCGCCATTCTGGGATGCAGACGCGCACTCACTGGATGCCACCTGCTATCATTTGGCGGTGCTTGAACAGCTTGGCGTCACGGAGGGTCAGATCGTCGAGCGCGCCCGCACTTTTTTGTGGTCGCGCCGCCAGGAGGACGGCTCTTTTCAAGAGGATGAAACATACAGCGCGATTGCGCCGCCGTGGGCGAAACCAGGGGTGCTTGAGGCAACGCTTTATCTGACTTCGAATGCGGGGTTTTGGCTCGCAACTGCGGCGCGTGATGACGAGCGTCTCACTGCGTCAGCTCATTTTCTCGTAGATCATCTGGGGCAGGATGGCCGATTTCCAACCTATTTTCACGCGCACTGGCTGGCAGCGGGTTTCCTTTTTGGAGTTGGGGAAATCGAGTGCGCAAACGCACTTCTGGCCGGACTTGAACAAAGGCTTGCGATTCTTGAGGCGAGTCAACTCGCGTGGATGGTAAACGCTCTCTGTCTACACGGCGTCTCGCGCGACCATACGCTTGTGGATGCCGCCGTGCGGCGTCTGATGAACCTGCAACAGGCGGATGGGCGGTTTGCGAGTGAGGACGGCACGTGGCAGGATGTGCACACGACGCTTGAGGCGCTTCGCGCGCTGCAAGGGATAGGGGCGTGGGATGCGTGA
- a CDS encoding DUF1648 domain-containing protein, producing the protein MNPILMITGVITLLILVLQWIMPKVVEPTVPFGVRIPPDRLQDPAVRKAQKTYARGLFFALLICVAAWSSLWRFGLRGTTLEVLASMLPLLPLLLDFAMYYTIHRRLQKTKRDERWMDGYRQVITVDTHAATRRKAVSWMWSLPTVALLLAGFAAGILRYPQIPHVFPVHFNAQGVANGFATKSFMSVFTLSFLGLGLFILMIVLQRATLRISGNLDPADPVGSAQHIALRMRRLFHATWLLIAFVNASLFLGELSLWGVISTAPNAMMLTTMLPIIAGMVVLVFTLGSFMRKAPAEFSNGSESARVVRRDDDVLWVLGVFYFNREDPRWLVEKRFGVGFTTNFAHPLSWVLLGGIVVIVVGSIFLVPHVKKG; encoded by the coding sequence ATGAATCCCATTCTCATGATCACAGGCGTGATCACGCTGTTGATCCTTGTCTTGCAGTGGATCATGCCAAAAGTCGTCGAGCCAACTGTTCCTTTTGGCGTCCGCATTCCACCTGATCGTCTGCAAGATCCGGCTGTGCGCAAGGCGCAAAAAACGTATGCGCGAGGACTGTTCTTTGCACTTCTTATCTGTGTCGCAGCGTGGAGCTCACTCTGGCGCTTTGGCCTGCGCGGAACAACGCTGGAAGTGCTGGCGTCGATGCTTCCACTGTTGCCGCTTTTACTTGATTTTGCGATGTACTATACCATTCATCGCCGTTTGCAAAAAACAAAACGCGATGAACGGTGGATGGATGGGTACCGGCAGGTCATCACGGTCGATACCCATGCAGCGACACGGCGAAAGGCGGTGTCGTGGATGTGGTCGCTGCCAACGGTTGCACTCTTGCTTGCTGGATTTGCAGCCGGCATCCTGCGCTATCCGCAGATCCCACATGTATTTCCGGTTCACTTTAACGCGCAGGGTGTGGCAAACGGGTTTGCCACAAAGTCCTTCATGAGCGTATTTACATTGTCTTTTCTAGGTCTTGGTCTGTTCATACTCATGATCGTTTTACAGCGTGCCACGCTTCGAATAAGTGGCAATCTCGATCCCGCCGATCCGGTCGGATCAGCGCAGCATATCGCCTTGCGCATGAGGCGCTTGTTTCACGCAACTTGGCTTTTGATCGCGTTTGTGAACGCAAGCCTGTTTTTGGGCGAACTGTCCTTGTGGGGCGTAATTTCTACAGCGCCGAATGCCATGATGCTGACCACCATGCTCCCGATCATTGCAGGAATGGTTGTCTTGGTTTTTACGCTGGGCAGCTTTATGCGCAAGGCCCCTGCTGAATTCTCGAACGGCTCGGAATCGGCTCGCGTTGTGCGTCGGGATGATGATGTCCTTTGGGTACTCGGTGTTTTTTACTTCAATCGCGAGGATCCGCGTTGGCTGGTTGAAAAGCGGTTTGGTGTAGGCTTTACTACGAATTTTGCACATCCGCTTTCATGGGTGCTGCTCGGCGGCATTGTCGTGATCGTGGTTGGCAGTATCTTTTTAGTACCTCACGTAAAGAAAGGGTGA
- a CDS encoding GntR family transcriptional regulator, with protein sequence MNRLFLNLELESETPLYLQIRDQIIEGLACGALRDGESLPSTRQLAMDFGINFHTVNKAYDMLRQEGILRLNRKTGAIVSLTQADPSFALAWTARLRVLLAEAHVKGVTSEMIDHAVRGIMASFQSQKEGEQ encoded by the coding sequence GTGAATCGCTTGTTTTTAAACTTGGAACTCGAGAGTGAGACGCCACTCTATCTGCAAATTCGCGATCAAATCATCGAAGGTTTAGCGTGCGGGGCGCTCCGTGATGGTGAATCGCTGCCCTCAACAAGACAGTTGGCGATGGATTTTGGGATTAACTTTCACACTGTCAACAAGGCATACGACATGCTGCGGCAGGAGGGAATCCTGCGCCTGAATCGCAAGACAGGCGCCATCGTCTCACTCACGCAAGCCGATCCTTCGTTCGCTCTCGCGTGGACGGCGCGCTTGCGCGTTTTGCTCGCAGAGGCGCATGTCAAAGGCGTGACCAGTGAGATGATCGACCACGCTGTGCGCGGCATCATGGCTTCGTTTCAATCGCAAAAGGAGGGAGAACAATGA
- a CDS encoding rhodanese-like domain-containing protein, whose protein sequence is MGTQVVNTTSSDLDRRLKAGEKVVLIDVREPSEVAEGKIPGAINIPLGQLPDRLKEIDADKEAVIICRSGGRSTRACEILLENGFQHVKNLSGGMLGWSGDVE, encoded by the coding sequence GTGGGAACACAAGTTGTCAATACAACATCGTCGGATCTTGACCGTCGGCTCAAAGCAGGGGAAAAGGTGGTGCTGATCGATGTTCGGGAGCCGTCTGAAGTTGCAGAAGGAAAGATTCCAGGCGCGATCAACATTCCCTTGGGGCAATTGCCTGATCGGCTTAAGGAGATCGACGCTGATAAAGAAGCGGTGATCATCTGCCGCAGCGGCGGACGCAGCACGCGCGCGTGTGAAATTCTTTTGGAGAATGGGTTTCAACATGTAAAAAATCTGTCCGGCGGAATGCTCGGTTGGTCTGGCGACGTGGAGTAG
- a CDS encoding DUF4395 domain-containing protein, which translates to MNQTIPRPLIRANQWIIVLSVIVSLLFGATWVLLVPLLAGISGLVFGKNPIMLAAKAALRKPLSSYIQEDRTQQQFNQWIAVSLLAACMLATWFHQHVLALIFETMVGLAAAVAIAGFCVGCFVRFQWKQYQYRRRTSQLISRN; encoded by the coding sequence ATGAATCAAACGATACCGCGCCCGCTGATCCGGGCAAACCAATGGATCATCGTCCTGTCTGTCATTGTCTCACTGCTGTTCGGCGCCACATGGGTTCTGCTCGTGCCACTGCTCGCTGGAATCTCCGGATTGGTTTTTGGCAAAAACCCGATCATGCTCGCGGCAAAAGCGGCACTTCGCAAACCGCTCTCCTCTTACATCCAAGAAGATCGCACACAGCAACAGTTTAACCAGTGGATCGCCGTTTCACTACTCGCGGCATGTATGCTCGCGACATGGTTTCACCAACACGTGCTCGCGCTTATCTTTGAGACCATGGTGGGTCTTGCCGCCGCAGTCGCGATCGCGGGGTTTTGCGTCGGTTGCTTCGTGCGGTTTCAGTGGAAACAGTACCAGTACCGCCGACGCACAAGTCAGCTCATCTCGCGCAACTAA
- a CDS encoding phosphodiester glycosidase family protein: protein MKKKRRLRRFIGWGIATFIVGTIVATNGFYNLRYILAEDLYTSQHRYLAKYLLPGSSLSQIAYQFMHPALVNLFPSGSAQDVSGVPTASQITKSIQVQTLHENGFTAHEITIAHPSWLHLVKTTGGPDGRGLTLRESMNLYHAVAGINAGGFNDPGGDGNGGTPIGLIIINGKLISPASYLAGTNQVMGMTAGGKWFMGAYSTSYMLSQHVKYAIQFGPELIANGKVLVTGTDGWGYAPRTVIGQKANGAIVFYVNDGRWGNGFWDVGASLGQVASILASQGVVNAFNLDGGGSATMMVHFPGKPAQLVNTPDTNNPPYGMRFLPDAFMIIPPRA from the coding sequence ATGAAAAAAAAGCGCCGACTGCGCAGATTCATCGGCTGGGGTATCGCGACGTTCATCGTTGGTACAATTGTCGCGACAAACGGATTTTACAACTTACGCTACATTCTCGCAGAGGATCTGTATACATCCCAGCACCGCTATCTCGCAAAATACTTGCTTCCGGGTTCCAGTCTATCGCAGATCGCGTATCAGTTTATGCATCCTGCGCTCGTCAATTTATTTCCAAGTGGCTCGGCACAGGATGTTAGCGGAGTTCCTACTGCGAGTCAGATTACGAAAAGCATCCAAGTACAAACACTGCATGAGAATGGGTTTACCGCCCATGAGATCACCATCGCGCATCCTTCCTGGCTGCACCTTGTAAAAACCACCGGAGGACCGGATGGCCGCGGACTTACGCTGCGCGAATCGATGAATTTATATCACGCAGTCGCCGGAATCAATGCGGGCGGATTCAACGATCCAGGCGGCGACGGCAACGGCGGGACCCCGATTGGCCTGATCATCATCAACGGCAAACTGATCAGTCCCGCGTCCTATCTTGCCGGGACGAATCAAGTCATGGGCATGACGGCTGGCGGCAAATGGTTTATGGGCGCGTACTCGACGTCATACATGCTTTCTCAGCACGTCAAATACGCCATTCAATTCGGGCCTGAACTGATCGCAAACGGAAAAGTGCTTGTCACTGGCACCGACGGTTGGGGCTACGCGCCGCGCACGGTGATCGGCCAAAAAGCCAACGGAGCTATCGTCTTTTACGTAAATGACGGTCGCTGGGGAAACGGCTTCTGGGATGTCGGCGCGTCGCTCGGCCAAGTTGCTTCGATTTTGGCTAGCCAAGGAGTGGTCAATGCGTTTAACCTCGACGGCGGCGGATCGGCCACGATGATGGTGCATTTCCCTGGAAAGCCAGCACAACTCGTCAACACGCCGGACACAAACAATCCTCCATATGGGATGCGGTTTCTGCCTGACGCGTTCATGATCATACCGCCGCGCGCGTGA
- a CDS encoding putative bifunctional diguanylate cyclase/phosphodiesterase → MIFILQPFVNAGSLPTEWNSRLLLVFIPSSLAVLAILGFHLATLLALFALVFLYLSSRFTGRSRIISLIFSIANIIFFFSRREILQNPWHGFAFIAVFATVSAMIARETFMHRKMNRHLKRTELHYRIIAEHTSDLIAVFNEDDELFYASPNHLTMLGYQPNEHAHEFFAMIHPDDLPFIRNAFTQMDKAEDFRQFEFRIRTLNDSYLLLETHATAIATESGRRHIVTVSRDITKHRATEKEMLTLAFHDPLTQLPNRRRFREHVQETIAQMRSSQTFSALVLIDLDRFKTINDSLGHDFGDMVLRHVSERLRNGVKSKDMVARMGGDEFTVLLTEMNSTLDIDHVCNRILDAIASPLSVNAHVLYLTASLGVALIEKKESDFDTLMKHADIAMYRSKHAGRNIVTVFEETLQDEQSLTLEHELREGLSNGEITVYYQPQIHLSAGTITGVEALVRWQHPTRGLLSPGEFIQLAEECGLIVELGVIVLRMACQEMKLWERQGISYETVWVNLSPRQFQSPDLITSIQDVLRETGLSPTSLGLEITESLAMKNTDLIMNKLRQLRDLGVRIAIDDFGTGYSSLSYLQQFPINVIKVDKSFTRISSDDQNPRFIVTAILALARELNLRVIAEGMEHIEQIHWMRQEGCDYAQGYVVARPMTPEMLTKMHRELCDRARELIH, encoded by the coding sequence GTGATCTTCATTCTTCAACCTTTCGTGAACGCAGGCTCTCTTCCGACAGAGTGGAACAGCCGCCTTCTCTTGGTGTTTATTCCGTCTTCTCTCGCGGTGCTCGCCATTCTCGGGTTTCACCTGGCGACGCTTTTAGCGCTCTTTGCTCTCGTATTTCTCTATCTTTCAAGCCGCTTTACCGGGCGTTCGCGCATCATTTCACTGATCTTCTCAATCGCTAATATCATTTTTTTCTTTTCGCGGCGCGAAATCCTCCAAAATCCGTGGCACGGATTTGCATTTATTGCCGTATTCGCGACCGTTTCGGCAATGATCGCGCGCGAAACCTTTATGCACCGCAAGATGAACCGTCACCTGAAACGCACGGAACTCCATTATCGAATAATTGCCGAACATACGTCGGATCTGATCGCGGTTTTTAATGAAGACGATGAACTGTTCTATGCCTCACCAAACCATCTCACAATGCTTGGGTATCAACCAAACGAACATGCGCATGAATTCTTTGCAATGATTCATCCTGACGATCTCCCTTTTATTCGAAACGCGTTTACACAAATGGATAAAGCAGAAGACTTTCGCCAATTCGAGTTTCGCATCCGCACACTCAATGATTCTTATCTCCTCCTCGAAACGCATGCGACCGCGATTGCGACAGAATCCGGACGCAGGCATATCGTCACCGTCTCACGCGATATCACAAAACATAGAGCAACCGAGAAAGAAATGCTGACATTGGCATTTCACGATCCTTTGACGCAGTTGCCAAACCGTCGGCGCTTTCGTGAACATGTCCAAGAGACGATCGCGCAAATGCGGAGCTCACAGACGTTTTCTGCACTGGTTCTGATCGATCTAGATCGCTTTAAAACGATCAATGATTCCCTCGGCCACGATTTTGGCGACATGGTTTTGAGGCATGTATCTGAGCGTTTGCGAAACGGGGTGAAATCCAAAGATATGGTTGCCCGTATGGGTGGCGATGAGTTCACCGTGCTTTTGACAGAAATGAATTCCACCTTAGATATTGATCACGTTTGTAACCGAATACTGGATGCGATCGCATCACCCCTCTCCGTAAACGCTCACGTGCTCTACCTTACCGCAAGTCTTGGCGTCGCTTTGATTGAGAAAAAAGAGAGCGACTTTGATACGCTGATGAAACATGCGGACATCGCGATGTATCGCTCAAAACACGCGGGAAGAAATATCGTCACGGTATTCGAGGAAACCTTGCAGGACGAACAGTCGCTTACATTGGAACACGAACTGCGGGAAGGGCTTAGCAACGGAGAAATCACGGTTTATTACCAGCCTCAAATTCATCTGTCAGCAGGAACCATCACCGGCGTGGAGGCATTGGTTCGTTGGCAGCACCCTACGCGCGGGCTGCTCTCCCCGGGGGAGTTCATTCAACTCGCTGAAGAGTGCGGGCTGATCGTCGAATTGGGTGTGATCGTGCTGCGCATGGCCTGTCAGGAGATGAAGCTCTGGGAGCGTCAAGGCATCTCATACGAGACGGTTTGGGTCAATCTCTCTCCGCGCCAGTTTCAGTCACCCGATCTGATCACATCCATTCAGGATGTTCTTCGTGAGACAGGACTTTCTCCAACATCGCTTGGTCTTGAGATCACGGAGAGCCTCGCCATGAAAAATACAGATCTGATCATGAATAAACTGCGCCAACTTCGAGATCTCGGCGTTCGCATTGCCATCGACGATTTTGGGACAGGCTACTCCTCACTCTCCTACCTGCAGCAATTCCCCATCAACGTCATCAAAGTCGACAAGTCCTTCACAAGAATCTCGTCGGATGATCAGAACCCGCGTTTCATAGTGACTGCGATTTTGGCGCTGGCGCGTGAGTTGAATCTGCGCGTGATCGCCGAAGGTATGGAACACATTGAACAGATTCATTGGATGCGTCAAGAGGGTTGTGACTATGCGCAAGGCTATGTCGTGGCGCGTCCCATGACACCTGAGATGCTCACGAAGATGCATAGGGAATTGTGCGACCGTGCTCGCGAACTCATACACTAA
- a CDS encoding aminopeptidase P family protein: MNQLPFQTRRQALYKVMKEGDMLVFFAGTAVHRSADAHYPFSVNRNFYYLTGIDAKDARLVAIKTKREIRETLYIARPDPEREKWDGYMLTADQAKDTSGVERIQFLDQWSRDETEWLVHDHVKTILLDLEPLHSSHVHSDAHHYAKEMSAKHPYLRMDTIHEQLWRMRMIKDETEIAAMRKAIEITHEGLSQMLAGFRPGEHEYAFQARFDYALRLQGARENAFESIVAGGARATVLHYIENQAAVQDGELVLFDLGAAYRHYCADISRTFPVSGEFSERQRQVYDVVCQALEETTAKIKPGVRFTELNDCAKTILADGLMRIGVMATSEQLSQYYYHSVGHYLGLDTHDVGDRKETLLEPGMVVTVEPGLYIAEWDIGIRLEDDVLVTEDGHDVLSKAIPRRADDVLEWMKNMR; encoded by the coding sequence ATGAATCAGCTGCCATTTCAGACGCGCCGGCAGGCGCTCTACAAAGTGATGAAGGAAGGGGACATGCTTGTTTTTTTTGCAGGAACGGCCGTACATCGCTCGGCAGACGCCCACTACCCGTTCTCTGTGAATCGCAATTTTTACTATCTTACCGGTATCGACGCAAAGGATGCTCGCCTTGTCGCGATAAAGACGAAACGGGAGATTCGGGAGACGCTTTATATCGCAAGACCAGACCCGGAACGTGAAAAGTGGGACGGCTACATGCTGACGGCCGATCAAGCGAAGGACACATCAGGTGTCGAACGCATCCAATTTCTCGATCAGTGGTCGCGGGATGAGACTGAATGGTTGGTTCACGATCACGTGAAAACCATTCTCCTGGATCTCGAACCGCTTCACTCCTCCCATGTTCATTCGGATGCGCACCATTATGCAAAAGAGATGAGTGCGAAACACCCGTATCTGCGAATGGATACCATTCATGAACAACTGTGGAGAATGCGCATGATCAAGGATGAGACAGAGATTGCCGCGATGCGCAAGGCGATAGAGATTACGCATGAAGGGCTCTCGCAGATGCTGGCAGGCTTTCGACCAGGAGAGCATGAATACGCATTTCAAGCGCGTTTTGACTATGCGCTGCGTCTGCAGGGAGCGCGCGAGAATGCGTTTGAGAGCATTGTCGCAGGTGGTGCGCGAGCAACAGTGCTTCACTACATTGAGAACCAAGCGGCGGTACAGGATGGAGAGCTTGTGCTCTTTGATTTGGGCGCAGCCTATAGGCACTATTGTGCAGATATCAGCCGCACTTTTCCTGTATCGGGTGAGTTTAGCGAACGGCAGCGACAGGTGTACGACGTGGTTTGCCAGGCGCTCGAAGAGACGACTGCAAAGATTAAACCGGGTGTCAGATTCACAGAATTGAACGACTGTGCGAAAACCATTTTGGCAGATGGCTTGATGCGCATTGGCGTTATGGCGACGTCCGAGCAACTCTCCCAATATTATTATCACTCGGTTGGGCACTATCTTGGACTTGATACGCACGATGTGGGCGATCGCAAAGAAACGCTGCTTGAACCGGGCATGGTGGTCACTGTGGAACCAGGTCTTTATATTGCGGAGTGGGACATTGGCATTCGTTTGGAAGATGATGTGCTCGTGACAGAGGACGGGCATGACGTATTGTCAAAGGCGATTCCCAGGCGCGCAGACGATGTGCTTGAGTGGATGAAAAACATGCGTTGA
- a CDS encoding rhodanese-related sulfurtransferase encodes MRPVTTPKLENTVEQDYLILLYYYFTPIADPLALMENQRELCKALSLKGRILIAPEGINGTVSGTREQAIAYMDAMRADERFQSMVFKVDEASGHAFPKLSVKYRKEIVRFDSPVPIDPTKKTGARLSPKDWLEAMNQPDTIILDGRSDYEYDLGHFRGAIRPDLSTFREFPAWIDEHLNVPKDRPLLTYCTGGIRCEKLSAYLLEAGFTNVAQLDGGIVTYGKDEIAQGALFDGKCYVFDERQSVPINRTQDQVIVGRCHHCDAPTERFINCKYDFCHNQHLVCDHCLAEHEGFCSPDCKTLYEVSTAVS; translated from the coding sequence ATGAGGCCTGTGACAACTCCTAAACTGGAAAACACTGTGGAGCAGGACTATTTAATCCTTCTCTACTACTATTTTACACCGATTGCAGACCCGCTTGCACTCATGGAAAATCAACGCGAGCTATGCAAAGCACTCTCATTGAAAGGACGCATTCTCATCGCGCCGGAAGGGATTAATGGCACCGTCTCCGGAACGCGCGAACAGGCGATTGCGTATATGGACGCGATGCGTGCAGATGAGCGTTTTCAATCGATGGTTTTTAAAGTCGACGAGGCATCCGGCCACGCGTTCCCAAAACTGAGCGTGAAATACCGCAAAGAAATCGTTCGCTTTGATTCCCCAGTGCCGATCGATCCGACAAAAAAAACAGGCGCACGTCTCTCTCCCAAAGATTGGCTTGAGGCAATGAACCAACCGGATACGATCATCCTTGACGGACGCAGTGACTACGAGTATGACCTTGGCCACTTTCGCGGAGCGATTCGCCCCGATCTAAGTACATTTCGCGAATTCCCGGCATGGATTGATGAGCACCTGAACGTTCCAAAAGATCGTCCGCTGCTCACGTACTGCACCGGTGGGATTCGCTGTGAGAAACTGTCTGCCTATTTGCTTGAAGCAGGGTTCACGAATGTCGCCCAACTCGATGGCGGGATCGTGACATATGGTAAGGATGAAATCGCGCAGGGCGCGCTGTTTGACGGGAAATGCTATGTTTTTGACGAACGGCAGTCTGTACCGATCAATCGCACACAGGATCAGGTCATCGTCGGACGCTGCCATCACTGTGACGCGCCAACCGAGCGATTTATCAATTGCAAATATGATTTCTGTCACAATCAACACCTGGTCTGTGACCATTGCCTCGCCGAACATGAAGGTTTCTGCTCGCCAGACTGCAAGACCCTATACGAGGTATCTACTGCTGTTTCTTGA